The Pungitius pungitius chromosome 10, fPunPun2.1, whole genome shotgun sequence genome has a window encoding:
- the prkra gene encoding interferon-inducible double-stranded RNA-dependent protein kinase activator A homolog isoform X2 encodes MSQEGHQAAPADTSLSSHESQRTNPRKTPIQILHEYGTRSGNLPVYVMEKAEGEAHQPHFVFSVKIGDVDCSGQGPSKKAAKHQAAEAALSILHIDYGKASVPVNSEINGVVAETNNQPNSVGILQELALQRGWRLPEYSVLMEAGPPHKREFTVTCRMESLSEKAAGNSKKAAKKAAAEQMVLKLQSLSGCSDITWTPKPSVRFENLRNSTAETICLLRRNPLSIPNTDYIQMMLELSKEQGFEVTYFDIAGYEKGQKRPVTYLARR; translated from the exons ATGTCTCAAGAAGGACATCAAGCAGCCCCCGCGGACACGAG CTTGAGCTCACACGAATCGCAGAGGACAAACCCCAGGAAGACACCCATACAAATCCTGCATGAATATGGCACCAGAAGTGGCAACCTTCCCGTGTACGTGATGGAGAAGGCCGAGGGAGAGGCTCACCAACCGCACTTTGTCTTCAGCGTGAAGATCGGAGACGTTGACTGCTCAG gtcAAGGTCCTAGTAAAAAAGCTGCTAAACACCAGGCAGCAGAAGCCGCCCTGAGTATTCTGCACATAGATTACGGCAAAGC GAGCGTTCCCGTCAATTCTGAAATTAACGGCGTCGTGGCAGAAACAAACAACCAGCCCAACTCCGTGGGGATACTGCAG GAGTTGGCATTGCAGAGAGGATGGCGTCTTCCTGAGTACAGCGTTTTAATGGAGGCCGGTCCGCCGCACAAGAGAGAATTCACTGTTACTTGTAGAATGGAGTCCCTGTCGGAGAAAG CCGCAGGAAATTCAAAGAAGGCGGCGAAGAAGGCCGCCGCGGAGCAAATGGTGCTGAAACTGCAGAGCCTGTCGGGCTGTTCTGACATCACGTGG ACGCCCAAACCGAGCGTCCGGTTTGAGAACCTGAGGAACTCGACGGCGGAGACCATCTGTCTGCTGAGGAGAAACCCGCTGAGCATTCCCAACACGGACTACATTCAGATGATGCTGGAGCTGTCCAAGGAGCAGGGCTTTGAGGTCACGTACTTCGACATCG
- the prkra gene encoding interferon-inducible double-stranded RNA-dependent protein kinase activator A homolog isoform X1, producing the protein MSQEGHQAAPADTSLSSHESQRTNPRKTPIQILHEYGTRSGNLPVYVMEKAEGEAHQPHFVFSVKIGDVDCSGQGPSKKAAKHQAAEAALSILHIDYGKASVPVNSEINGVVAETNNQPNSVGILQELALQRGWRLPEYSVLMEAGPPHKREFTVTCRMESLSEKAAGNSKKAAKKAAAEQMVLKLQSLSGCSDITWTPKPSVRFENLRNSTAETICLLRRNPLSIPNTDYIQMMLELSKEQGFEVTYFDIDELTVNGQYQCLAELSTSPVTVCHGTGISCGNAHNDAAHSALQYIKLMASTK; encoded by the exons ATGTCTCAAGAAGGACATCAAGCAGCCCCCGCGGACACGAG CTTGAGCTCACACGAATCGCAGAGGACAAACCCCAGGAAGACACCCATACAAATCCTGCATGAATATGGCACCAGAAGTGGCAACCTTCCCGTGTACGTGATGGAGAAGGCCGAGGGAGAGGCTCACCAACCGCACTTTGTCTTCAGCGTGAAGATCGGAGACGTTGACTGCTCAG gtcAAGGTCCTAGTAAAAAAGCTGCTAAACACCAGGCAGCAGAAGCCGCCCTGAGTATTCTGCACATAGATTACGGCAAAGC GAGCGTTCCCGTCAATTCTGAAATTAACGGCGTCGTGGCAGAAACAAACAACCAGCCCAACTCCGTGGGGATACTGCAG GAGTTGGCATTGCAGAGAGGATGGCGTCTTCCTGAGTACAGCGTTTTAATGGAGGCCGGTCCGCCGCACAAGAGAGAATTCACTGTTACTTGTAGAATGGAGTCCCTGTCGGAGAAAG CCGCAGGAAATTCAAAGAAGGCGGCGAAGAAGGCCGCCGCGGAGCAAATGGTGCTGAAACTGCAGAGCCTGTCGGGCTGTTCTGACATCACGTGG ACGCCCAAACCGAGCGTCCGGTTTGAGAACCTGAGGAACTCGACGGCGGAGACCATCTGTCTGCTGAGGAGAAACCCGCTGAGCATTCCCAACACGGACTACATTCAGATGATGCTGGAGCTGTCCAAGGAGCAGGGCTTTGAGGTCACGTACTTCGACATCG ACGAGCTGACGGTGAACGGCCAGTACCAGTGCCTGGCGGAGCTGTCCACCTCGCCGGTCACCGTGTGCCACGGCACCGGCATCTCCTGCGGCAACGCCCACAACGACGCGGCGCACAGCGCCCTGCAGTACATCAAGCTCATGGCCTCCACCAAGTGA
- the casp10 gene encoding LOW QUALITY PROTEIN: caspase-8 (The sequence of the model RefSeq protein was modified relative to this genomic sequence to represent the inferred CDS: inserted 1 base in 1 codon), translating into MHFQKLLLDIGKALSGDEVKALAFLCTDVLGRNPSWVGSASELFSRLGDLGLLSEERPNLLTELLLIIQRIRLTRDVDLPAEPSRHISHYRKMLYNLSEELTDADLKDVKFLLHDYLPRKKLEEHVSTLEIWLEMEHKDLMHENNLELLETIISKVCPMLTGKIYQFKAETPTIPATQESGRRWSLSPLNAPNQVPQSSRAERSGSFEMQDSPSVFNGGDACAPLSLRLSDRLKIEVAEAMPSQNNQASPEPQTSQTTDTTTEVLETYPMTAARRGICLIVNNLNFTKPGNSLSKRDGTLVDEEHLHKVFSWLGFEVEVMSDCEAQEMLTALRELASRDHGPLDCLVCCVLSHGKEGSVHGADGLAVDIKELKEPFVGSKCASLAGKPKLFFIQACQGSGEQRAVHVYADGPERGAVCSDASKPGDSIPSEADFLLAMATVPSFVAYRHRTEGTWFIESLCRNLVQMVPKGCDLVSIMTKXKKTDETGVKKQMPQPAFSLRKKVVFPIPKAPPPSLPH; encoded by the exons ATGCACTTCCAGAAGCTCCTCTTGGATATAGGGAAGGCCCTCAGTGGGGATGAGGTAAAAGCTTTAGCATTCCTTTGCACCGACGTCCTGGGCCGAAACCCGAGCTGGGTGGGGTCGGCCAGCGAGCTGTTCTCTCGTCTGGGGGATCTGGGCCTCCTCTCCGAGGAGCGACCAAACCTGCTGACCGAGCTCCTACTCATCATCCAACGCATCCGACTGACACGCGACGTCGACCTCCCGGCCGAACCCTCGAGGCACATCTCACACTACAG GAAGATGCTTTACAACCTGTCTGAGGAGCTTACTGATGCTGACTTGAAAGATGTCAAGTTCTTGTTACACGACTATCTCCCACGTAAAAAACTGGAAGAACATGTT TCTACACTGGAAATCTGGCTTGAGATGGAGCACAAAGACCTCATGCACGAAAACAACCTGGAGTTACTGGAGACCATCATTTCCAAAGTGTGTCCCATGTTGACAGGCAAAATCTACCAGTTTAAAGCAG AAACTCCCACCATTCCCGCAACTCAAGAATCCGGTCGAAGGTGGTCTCTGTCGCCCCTTAATGCACCAAACCAG GTCCCTCAATCTTCACGTGCAGAGAGGTCCGGCTCGTTTGAAATGCAAG ATTCACCAAGTGTGTTTAATGGCGGAGACGCCTGTGCGCCCCTCTCTCTCAGACTGAGTGATCGTT TGAAGATAGAGGTTGCGGAAGCCATGCCGTCCCAAAACAACCAGGCCTCCCCTGAACCACAGACCTCCCAGACGACAGACACAACCACTGAG GTTTTGGAAACGTATCCCATGACTGCAGCAAGGAGGGGGATCTGCTTGATAGTAAACAACTTAAACTTCACTAAACCCGGGAATAGTCTCTCAAAGCGGGACGGGACCCTGGTTGACGAAG agcATCTGCACAAAGTGTTCTCGTGGCTCGGCTTTGAGGTGGAGGTAATGAGCGACTGCGAGGCCCAGGAGATGCTGACGGCGTTGCGGGAGCTCGCCAGCAGAGACCACGGCCCCCTGGACTGTCTGGTGTGCTGCGTCCTCAGCCACGGCAAGGAGGGGAGCGTCCACGGCGCGGACGGCCTCGCCGTGGACAtcaaggagctgaaggagccTTTCGTGGGGTCAAAGTGCGCCTCGTTGGCAGGAAAACCCAAGCTGTTTTTCATCCAGGCCTGCCAGGGCAGCGGCGAGCAGAGGGCGGTCCACGTTTATGCCGACGGGCCCGAACGCGGCGCCGTTTGCAGCGACGCTTCTAAACCTGGCGATTCCATCCCGTCCGAAGCAGACTTTCTGCTCGCAATGGCCACGGTTCCTTCGTTTGTCGCTTACAGACACAGGACGGAAGGCACGTGGTTTATTGAGTCGTTGTGCCGAAACCTCGTCCAGATGGTGCCAAA aggtTGTGACCTTGTGTCTATCATGACAA GTAAGAAGACCGATGAAACCGGTGTAAAAAAGCAGATGCCTCAGCCAGCCTTCTCTCTCAGGAAGAAAGTGGTCTTTCCGATCCCCAAAGCCCCCCCGCCGAGCCTGCCGCACTGA